One Chitinophagaceae bacterium C216 genomic window carries:
- the dcd gene encoding dCTP deaminase, dUMP-forming: MILSDTRILEEIDKGTIVITPYRRECLGSNSYDVHLGKWLATYRNHILDAKKHNEIEYFEIPDEGFVLYPHVFYLGVTEEYTETHAHVPFLEGKSSTGRLGIDIHATAGKGDVGFCGHWTLEISVKQPVRIYKGMPVGQLIYFPVDGEIEIKYNQKQNAKYSRQPDRPIESMMWKNKF; this comes from the coding sequence ATGATTCTTTCAGACACTCGGATATTGGAAGAAATTGATAAGGGTACAATAGTGATAACTCCTTATCGTCGCGAATGTTTAGGTAGTAACAGCTATGATGTACATCTGGGAAAATGGCTGGCTACTTATCGCAACCATATATTGGATGCCAAAAAGCATAATGAAATAGAATATTTTGAGATTCCTGATGAGGGATTTGTATTATATCCTCACGTGTTTTATCTGGGTGTTACCGAAGAATATACCGAAACACATGCTCATGTTCCTTTCTTGGAAGGAAAATCATCCACAGGGCGTTTGGGTATTGATATACACGCTACTGCCGGGAAAGGCGATGTGGGTTTTTGTGGGCACTGGACCCTGGAAATATCTGTGAAACAACCCGTACGTATTTACAAAGGAATGCCGGTGGGACAGCTTATCTATTTCCCTGTAGATGGAGAGATTGAAATAAAATACAATCAAAAGCAGAACGCGAAATATAGTCGTCAGCCAGACAGGCCCATTGAAAGTATGATGTGGAAGAATAAGTTTTAG